The Streptomyces sp. V3I7 genome segment GTGGTCGAGGCGGCGCCGACGACGGGGGCGAAGGCGTCCGCGACGAGCATGGCGATGGCCCTGCGGCGCGCGTTGCCGTACAGGCTCGTGATGGTGAAGGTGTTGAAGCCGTCGGCGAAGTCGTGGGCGATCACGGCGAGCGCGACCGAAAGGCCCACGCCGCCGCCGACCTGGAAGGCCGCGCCGATGGCGATGCCGTCCATGACGCTGTGGCCGACCATCGCGGCGGCCGCCGTGAGGCCCACCTCGGGCACGCGGTGACCGTGCTCGCCGGCGCCGTGGGCGGCCTGGCGGGCGGCGAGGAGACGTTCCACCAAATGGGCCACAAGAAAGCCGGCCACGAACAGCAGCAGGGCCGCCGGCACGCCGAAGATCTTCCGCCCGGCCGCCTCCAGCGACTCGGGCAGCAGATCCAGGCCGACCACGCCCAGCATCAGGCCGCCGGCCAGGCCCAGGACCAGGTGGCGGCGGTCGGTCACGCGCTGTGCCGTCC includes the following:
- a CDS encoding ZIP family metal transporter; translation: MAVLVALGAFLMTLAGGWTAQRVTDRRHLVLGLAGGLMLGVVGLDLLPESLEAAGRKIFGVPAALLLFVAGFLVAHLVERLLAARQAAHGAGEHGHRVPEVGLTAAAAMVGHSVMDGIAIGAAFQVGGGVGLSVALAVIAHDFADGFNTFTITSLYGNARRRAIAMLVADAFAPVVGAASTTFVTIPEQLLGGYLGFFGGALLYLAAAEILPEAHHEHPARSTLLCTVAGVAFIWLVVGLSSG